The sequence below is a genomic window from Rhodococcus sp. 4CII.
GACACCGCTGTCGCGAACGCGTCGTGGTCGTCCGGATCGGCGTCGAAGATCAGGGAGAAGGCGGCGGCCCGCTCGGCGCGCCGGGTGTCGTCGTGCTCGTCCGGGTCTGCGGCGGTTTCCAGCCGGGCGCCGATCACCTCGGCGACGGCTCGCGCGTGAATGCCGAAGTTGTGTTGCGAGAATCGGGTTCGGCGCAGGGGCGGCAGATGGTCGCCGAGGACGGACGCCAGCGCGAACCGGGTCGATTCGATCAGGTCCTCGGTGGTCTCGGGTATCGGCTGGGCGGTGATCCGGGCCCGGCACATCTGCGTCACCGTGAACAGCAGCATCCCGTGTACGGTCTCCGTCAGCCCGGACGCCACGAACTCCTCCGACCACTGCGCGAAGCGGTGGGCCAGATTCGCGCGCACACCGCCCATCGCGTCCGCCGCCAGCGACTCGACGCGGAACTGCTCGAGGGTATCGAAGATCAGCCTGCCCGCCGTGTCGGCCGGGCACAGGCTGCGATGCAGAGCCAGATCGGTGTGGAGCAGTCGCAGGGCCATGCCGTCACCCGCGCCGCGCACGTTCGGGACGTCGTCGTGGGTGGCGGACGGGTGCAGGTGCGGGGCGGGCATCGGCACCCGCCGGTGTCCGCGATGGAGCACCGGCCCCCGAAAGTGCAACTCGCCCTGGCCGGTGAGGGCGCGGATCGCGGCGGCGCAGAGTTCGGAACTGTGCTGCCGCCGGCGGACGGCGTCTGCCCGCGTGGACAATTCGACCATGGCCGCGGACTCAGGCCACGCTCGTCGCGAGCATCGCCGACCGGTCCAGTTCCGCGTCGAAGCAGCGCTGGTAGTACTCGGCGACGACGGGCCGCTCCGCCTCGTCGCACTTGTTGACGAACGACAGCCGGAACGCCAGTGCCGGGTCGTGGAAGATCTCGATGTTCTCGGCCCAGGTGATCACCGTGCGCGGGGACATCAGGGTGGACAGGTCACCGACCCGGAAACCGTTCCGGGTCAGGTTCGCCACGGCGACCATCGACGCGAGGAGTTCCCGGTTCAGTGACGGCACCCGCGCGGACACGATCTCGAGTTCCTGTTCGGCGGGAAGGTGATCGAGGGTCGCGACGATGTTCCAGCGATCGATCTGCGCGTGATTGAGCCGCTGCGCCCCGTGATACAGGCCGTTGAGATTGCCCAGGCCGACGGTGTTGGCGGTGGCGAACAGGCGGAACGCGGGATGGGGAGTGAGCACCCTGTTCTGATCGAGCAGCGTCAGCTTTCCGTCGCGCTCGAGGATGCGCTGGAGGACGAACATGACGTCGGGGCGGCCGGCGTCGTATTCGTCGAGGATCAGCGCGACGGGCCGCTGCAGTGCCCACGGCAGGATGCCCTCCTGGAATTCGGTGACCTGTTTGCCGTCCCGGAGGACGACGGCGTCCTTGCCGATCAGATCGAGACGGCTGAGATGTCCGTCGAGATTGACGCGGATGCACGGCCAGTTGAGCCGCGCCGCAACCTGTTCGATGTGGGTGGACTTGCCGGTGCCGTGCAAACCCTGCACCATCACCCGGCGGTTGCGGCCGAACCCGGCGAGCAGCGCCGTCGTCACCGCGTGATCGAAGCGGTATGCGGGATCGATATCGGGGACGTGGTCGACGGGTTCACGGAACGCGCGCACCGTCAGATCGGTGTCGAGACCGAACAGTTCGCGGACGGACACCGGGTGGGTGGGGGCCGAGGTGGTCATGTCGGGCATACGCCCTCCTTCAATTCATTCGGTCGATTCGGTGATCGTGACCTCGTTCTCGATCTCACCGATGGCGTCGGCGGCCCGCCGCAGGGCCGGCAGGAGCTTGAGCGCCTTGTCGGGGGTGAGTCGCATGACCGGGGCCTGGACTGCGATGCAGAGGTTGGAATTGCCTGTGGCGCATGGGACGAGCACCGCGGCGCACACGAGGCCGGGCAGGAACTCCTCGTCGTCGATGGCGTAGCCGTCGCGGCGGACCTGCTTGAGTTCGGCCTCGATGAGAGCGACGTCGGTGACCGTCTTGGTGGTGTATCGCTCGAGCGGCATCCGCCCGAGCAGTCGCCCGCGCTGCGCCGGACTGAGTTGCGACAGGATCATCTTGCCGCTCGCCGAGCAGTGCGCGGGAACCCGGGATCCGGCGTGGAGCGTAAACCTAAGGGGCTCAGGCGTTTCCACGCGGTCGAGGTATACCACCTCGCTGCCCGACAGGGTAGTCACGTTGCAACTCTCGCCGAGTTCCGCGACGAGGTTCCGGAGGATCGCGTGCCGGGCGCCGTGATGGGTGTCGTTGAGCAGCAGATTCTCGGCGAAGCGACGCAGGCGGACGCCGGTGCCGTAGTGCCGGCCGTTGTTCTGCCGGGTGAGGAGCCCGGCCCCCTCGAGTTGCTGCAGCATGCGGTGCAACGTCGGTTTGGCCATGCCCGTCTCCTCGACGAGTCCCTGCAGGGTGAACAGCTGATCCTTGGACGCGATCATCTCGAGCAGGGCGAAGAGCCGGAGCGTCGGGGTGTCTCCGGGCAGTTCGGCGGTCGGGTGCCCGTTCGACTCGTTGATCCGGTGAATCTCACCCACGGTTCCTCCTCGGCCGGAATGGCGGCGCTCATGTGCCTGTTTCGAAAAATCATACATCCCGTTCCAGTTTTGGGAACATTCGTTGACGAAGCGTGTGACGTGCCCTACAGTCACTGCACATCACAAAATCACGAACAAAACGTTCCGATTTTTGACATTCTCTGCCGTTTCCGGCGCATCCCTGAAGGAGGATCACACATGAGCAAGAAGAAGAACGGTGCCGATCGCACCGCGGTCTCCGGTGTACAGAAGATGACCCCGTCGGAGGCGTTCGTCGAGACGATGGTCGCCAACGGCGTGACCGACATGTTCGGCATCATGGGGTCCGCCTTCATGGATGCCATGGACATCTTCGCTCCCGCAGGCATCCGGCTCGTCCCCGTGGTCCACGAGCAGGGCGCGGGACACATGGCCGACGGATACGCCCGGGTCAGCGGGCGGCACGGCATGGTGATCGGGCAGAACGGCCCGGGCATCAGCAACTGCGTCACCGCGATCGCCGCCGCCTTCTGGGCGCACAGCCCCGTCGTCATCGTCACCCCCGAAGCCGGCACCATGGGCACCGGTCTGGGCGGCTTCCAGGAGGCCAACCAGCTCCCGATGTTCCAGGAATTCACCAAGTACCAGGGCCACGTCAACAACCCGAAGCGCATGGCCGAGTTCACCGGACGCTGCTTCGACCGCGCGATGTCCGAGATGGGTCCGACGCAGCTCAACATCCCGCGCGACTTCTTCTACGGCGAGATCGAGACCGAGATCCCGAAGCCCACCCGGCTCGACCGCGGGCCCGGCGGGGAGAAGAGCCTCAACGAGGCCGCGGAACTGCTGGCGCAGGCCGAGTTCCCGGTGATCGTGTCCGGCGGCGGCGTGGTCATGGCCGACGGCGTCGAGGAGTGCAAGGCACTCGCCGAGCGTCTCGGTGCCCCCGTCGTCAACAGCTACCTGCACAACGACTCGTTCCCCGCCAGCCACCCGCTGTGGACCGGACCGCTCGGCTACCAGGGGTCGAAGGCCGCGATGAAGCTGATCAGCCAGGCCGACGTGGTGCTGGCACTCGGTACCCGCCTCGGCCCCTTCGGCACGCTGCCGCAGCACGGCATGGACTACTGGCCCAAGAACGCCAAGATCATCCAGATCGACGCCGACCACAAGATGCTCGGCCTGGTCAAGAAGGTGTCCGTCGGGATCTGCGGCGACGCGAAGGCCGCCGCCGTGGCCCTCACCGAGCGGCTCGACGGCAAGGCGCTCGCGTGCGATGCCAACCGCGAGGAGCGCAGCAAGAAGATCGACGCCGAGAAGGCCGCGTGGGAGAAGGAACTCGACGAGTGGACCCACGAGCGCGATCCGTTCAGCCTCGACATGATCGCCGAGCAGGAAGGCGAGGAGGGCAACTGGCTGCACCCGCGCCAGGTGCTGCGTGAGCTGGAGAAGGCGATGCCGGAGAACGTGATGGTGTCCACCGACATCGGCAACATCAACTCGGTCGCCAACAGCTACCTCCGATTCGAGAAGCCGCGCAGCTTCCTCGCCCCGATGAGCTTCGGCAACTGCGGTTACGCACTGCCGACCGTCATCGGCGCGAAGGCGGCGGCGCCGGAGCGTCCCGCCATCGCGTACGCCGGCGACGGAGCCTGGGGAATGAGCCTCGGTGAGGTCATGACGGCTGTCCGCCACGACATCCCGGTCACCGCGGTCGTGTTCCACAACCGGCAGTGGGGTGCGGAGAAGAAGAACCAGGTCGACTTCTACAACCGCCGCTTCGTCGCCGGTGAGCTCGAGAGCGAGTCGTTCGCCGGGATCGCGCAGGCGATGGGCGCCGAGGGCATCGTCGTCGACAAGCTCGAAGAGGTGGGCCCGGCGCTGCAGCGCGCGGTGGCCGCGCAGATGAACGAGGGCAAGACGACGGTCATCGAGATCATGTGCACCCGTGAACTCGGCGACCCCTTCCGCCGCGACGCGCTGTCGAAGCCGGTGCGCCTGCTCGACAAGTACAAGGACTACGTGTAATTCCCCATCGCACCAGGTGGTCCCCGGCGAATGCGGCCGGGGGCCACCGTCGCGTGCCCTGGTACCGACGATCCGTCGCGGACTGGACCTGTCGCTTCGGCGGCGTGGCACCCACACTTCTTCCGGAGACGACTGCGAAACGGAGTGACAGAGTATGGCGGCAACGGTGTGGGATCTGTCGCTGCCTGCCCTCCTCTTCGCGCTCGGCGTCGTCGTGGCCGGCGGCGTCGTCCGCGGCTTCGGTGGCTTCGGCGGCGCGATGGTGTGGGTAGCGGGACTCGTCGTCCTGCTCCCGCCGACGTCGGTGATCCCCACCGTCTTCGTCCTCGAGGTCGTGGCGAGCGCCGCGATGCTGCCCCAGGTGTGGCGGCAGGTGCACTGGAAGTCGTTGCGCTGGTTGTTCGCCGGCACGCTGATCGGGATGCCGGTGGGGATGTGGGCGCTCACGCAATTGTCCGGCGACCTGGTGCGGGTGCTGCTCGGTGTCGCGATCATCGGATCGGCCGTCGCCATGGCCGCGGTCCCCGACCGGCAGTCGCTGCCCGGCCCCGCGACCACCGCCGCGACCGGTGTGGCGTCCGGTCTCCTCAACGGCGGCTTCGCTCTCGGTGGTCCGCCCGCCGTCCTGATGTACTTCTCCGCGTCCTCCCACGTCGCCGCCGGACGCGCCTCGCTCGTCGTGTTCTTCCTCGTCATCGATGCATTCGGCGCGGCCGGTTCGGCTGCCGGTGGTCTTCTCACCGTTCCCGTCCTCGCCCAGATCGTCCTGTTCGCACCGCTGTGCATGCTCGGCGCCGCCGCCGGGAAATGGCTGTTCGACCGCACCACCGCCCAGCAGGTCCGCCAACGCGTGCTGTGGTTGCTCGGCTTCCTCGGCGCCGCCGTCCTCGTGCAGGTGGCGTTGCGGTAGAGCCCCTCTCGGGCCGCGCTGGTACCGTCCCGCGGTCGTCTTCTGGCCCTGTTGCCCGCGTCACACTGCGCGCAAGGTAGTGCTCGAACTACTTCGACGCGGTAACGAAAGGCAGGCACTGCAGTGGACTTTCCCAGAAGAGCGGACAGCACGCGATCGGCCGATCTCGTCGTCCTGAACGGAACGGTCCTGACGATGGACGGGCTGGGCCGCCGGGCGAGTGGACTTGCGGCGCGCGGCGGCCGCATCGTCGCCGTCGATTCCGATCGCGCGGTGGCCGAGTGGATCGGTCCCGACACCCGGGTTCTCGATCTCGGCGGCCGCACCGCCATCCCGGGATTCGTCGAGTCGCACAATCACCCGGAATTCTTCGGCATGACCCTGGCCGCGCAGGTCGACGCGGGTTCGCCGCCGAACGACTGCATCGCCGACATCGTGCACCGGGTCGAGCAGGCGGTGGCGGATGAAGAACCCGGCGCGTGGATCCGCGGCTATCGCTACGACGACTCACTCCTCGCCGACGACCGGCATCCGACCCTCACCGACCTCGACCGGGTGTCGCCGGACAACCCGGTTCTGCTGACGCACGTGTCGGGGCATTTCTGTGTGGCGAACTCGGCGGCGTTGCGGTTTGCGGGCATCGATGCCACGACACCCGATCCGCCCGGGGGACGGATCGCACGGGACTCGTCGGGGCAGCCGACCGGGCTGCTGATCGAGGGCGCGGCGTTCATGGTGAATTCGCTCGTGCCGAGCCGGGGCGGTGACGAAGCGGTGGAGGCGCTGCGGCTCGCCGGCGCGGAGTACGCGCGGCACGGTGTCACGACGGTCCACGATGCGGGTATCGGACTGATCGGCGGACGCGCCGGACTCGACGCGTACCGCACACTCGCGCGGACCGGCGGGCTCCCGACCCGGGTGCACGGCTACCTGTTCCACGACCTCGTGGCGGGCCTCGACGAGGGCATACCGGAGGCGCCGGATCCGGCCGCCGACGACGACCGCTTCGCCCTCTCGGGCGTGAAGATCGTCGCTGACGGGTCCATCCAGGGACTGACCGGCTGCCTCGCAGAGGGGTACACGTGCGCGCCGGAAGACCACGGCATGATGCTGCTCGACCCCGACGACCTCGGACGCAGGATCGCCGCGCTGGACGCGGCGGGCTGGCAGGTGGCCGTGCACGGCAACGGGGACGCCGCCATCGAGGCGATCATCAACGGGTACGAGCGGCTCGGGGTCGAACCCGGACACCGCCGGCGGCACCGGATCGAGCACTGTCAGACGGTGCGGGAGGACCAACTCGACCGCATGGCCGCGAACGACGTGCTGGCCTCGTTCTTCGTCAAACACGTCTACTACTGGGGCGACCGCCACCGGGACCGCTTCCTCGGTCCGGAGCGGGCACGCCGCATCAGTCCGCTGGCCTCGGCGCGCTCGCGGGGACTGACGTTCGGCCTCCACTCGGACACCCCCGTCACGCCGGTGCCCCCGCTCGAGGGAATCTGGTGTGCCGTCAACCGGATCACCCGCAACGGCGACGTGCTCGGCCCGGAACAAACCATCGACGTCGACGCGGCCCTGCGCGCGTACACCATCGACGCCGCGTACCTCGGCGGCGAGGAGTCGTCGCGGGGCAGCCTCGAGGTGGGCAAGCTCGCCGACCTCGCGGTGCTGTCGGCGGACATCACCTCGGTGGCACCCGAGACGATCCGTTCCCTCGCCGTGGACGCGACCGTGGTCGGCGGCGACGTCGTCCACGCGAGCGACGAATTCACGTCGCCGGCGGTGGTGCGATGATCCGCAGCTGGCCGAGTGTCGTCATCGGGTTCGTCGTCCCGACCTTCGCGATACTCGGCGGAATCTTCACGTTCGGGCGAATTCACGCCGTGCTCTTCGGCTTTCCCGTCGTCTTCCTCTGGACCTTCGTCTGTTTCCCGTTCACCACGCTCTGCCTGTGGGTCAGTTGGCGCTTCTTCGATCGCAGTCACTACCCGGACGAGGAGAAAACCGCATGATCGTCGCCGTCCTCTGTGTCGTCCTCGCCATCTCGGTGGGAGTCGCCGTCTACGCCGGATACGGCCGCCGCAACGGGGGCATCTCGGAGTTCCTCGTCGGCGGACGCTCGTTCCCCGCCTGGCTCGTGTACTTCCTCGCGGTCGGTGAGGTGTACAGCATCGGCACGCTGCTCGGATTCCCGTCGGGCATCTACGCCCACGGTGCGAGCTACGGCGTGTGGTTCATCGGATACATCCTGCTCGCGTACGTGTTCGGCTACTTCCTCGCACCGCTGGTGTGGCGGGCCGCGAAACGGTACGACGCGATGACCGTCCCCGACATCTTCGGCAGGCATTTCTCCAGCCGCGCAGTGGAATTGGTGACATGCCTGACGCTGCTCGTCGGGCTCGTGCCGTGGGGGCAGTACCAGTTCATCGGTCTGCAGGTGGTGCTGTCCTCACTGGGGGTCAGCCTCACCCCGGTGCAGGCGGTGGTGATCGCCGGCGTCCTCGCGTTCCTGTACGTCGCGGTGTCGGGCATCCGTTCTCCCGCATACGTATCGGTCATCAAGGACACGCTGATGGTCATCACCGTCGCGGCCGTCGGTATCGCGGTGCTGTTCGCCACCCGCGGGTCGGGGGCCGCGACCACGCCGATCCACCTCACCCCCGCCGTGAGCACCATCTCGGGTTCGGCGATGACGTTCACGATGACCACCATCGTCTTCCAGGCGCTCGTGTTCTACCTGGGGCTGGGTGCGTCGTACATCCTGCCCGCCAAATCGGAGCGTGCGGTGAAGGGCTCGACGGTGTGGATGCCGCTGTACATGCTCATCTACCCGCTGCTGGTTCTCGCCTCGTTCTACGCCCTGCAGAAGTACCCGGGCGTTTCCAACCCCAACACGATCTTCATGGTGACCGCCCGCGGCCTGCTGCCGGACTGGCTCGTCGGAATCGTGGCGTCGGGCGCGGCGCTGTCCGGTCTGCTGGTGCTCGCCGCGACGGCACTCGGCATCGGAGGTTTGGTGTCGCGCAACCTGCTGTCCGGGCTGGGCGCGCACGCGCAGCGACGGTGGAGCACCGTGTTCGTCGCCGCCTTCCTCGTGCTCGGTGCACTGCTCACGTTGTACGCCTCGACGCTCATGCTCACCGTCCTCAACCTGTTCTACGGACTCGTGGCGCAGGTGGTCCCGGCATTCCTTGTGGTGCTGTTCGCCCGGCGGGTGCCCGCGGCGGCGATCACCACCGGAATGGTCGTGGGCGTGGCGCTGTCGGTGGTGCTGTACCTCCAGGGGCCGTCGGTTCTCGGCGGCATCAACAGTGGAGTGATCTCGACGGGCGTGAACGCGCTCGTGGTCCTCATGTGGCGCCTGCTCGCTCCAGGTCCCGAGCGGGAACCGGTGGCGCGCGGGGCCCGGCGGGACGATCCTCAGCGCCGCATACTCGCCGCGCAGGCCTGACCGAGGAGGGCTGTTCCTTCCTCGATGGAGCGCAATGGGATCGCCCCGTAGCCGATGCGAAAGTGGTTGCGGGGCGGTACCGGCTGGGTATAGAAGATGTCGCCGCGTTCGACGAGGACGCCGCGCTGCTCAGCCTCACGGACGACGGCGCGGCAGTCGAGTTCTTCCGGCCCGGTCATCCACAGGCTCACCCCGCCGGGCGGATACGGTTCCTGCGACCACGGGAGGTACTTGTCGACGGCGGTGCACAGCCGCTCCCACTTGTGTTTCATCTGGGTGCGGTGGTGACGCAGCGCCCGGTGGTATTCGCCGCTGTCGATGAGCATCGCCAGGGCTCGCTGCTGATGACCGGGTGGGTGCCGCAGCACGTAGCGGCGGGCTTTGCGCAGTTCACGCACCAGATCCGCGGGTCCGACGAGGTAGCCCAGGCGCAGGCCCGGGGCCAGGAATTTCGAGAACGTCCCGAGATACACGGCGTCGCCGCTGGAGTCGAGCGCCTTGAGCGCCGGGCTGGGACTGCCGTGGTAGCGGAACTCGCTGTCGTAATCGTCCTCGACGATCACGGTGCCGGACTCCGCGGCGAGCTGCAGCAGGCGCTGACGGCGGTCGATGCCGAGCGTCGCGTTGGTCGGATGGTGATGGCTCGGTGTCAGATACATCAGGTCGGTGCCGCGCAGCGTCTCCGGTGGCCGCAGTCCGTGCGCGTCGACGTCGATGCCATACACCTGGGCGCCGGTGCGCAGGAAGATGTGTCGTGCGTCGAGGTAACCGGGATTCTCGATGGCCACGCGGTGTTCGGGCCCGAGCAGGACCCGGCCGACCAGATCCAGTCCCTGCTGGGAACCGACGGTGACGAGCACTTCGTCGGCACCCGCCTCGATGCCGCGCGACGGCAGCAGGTGCTGGCGGATCATGTCGATCAGCATCGGATCGTCCGCACCGACGCTGTCCTGCAGACTGGCGTACGCGTGGGGCTGATACAACGCGTCGCGCAGACACCGCACCCAGGCGCGGGCCGGGAAGCTGCGGATGTCGATCTGCCCCGCCAGGAACGGGTACGGATACTTGTGCCAGTCGAGGTTCTTCTCGATGTGCGGAACGTCGGCGTCGGGATAACGCCGGATGCGGGACGACCAGTCGATGCGCGGGATGGTTGCGCGGGCATCCGAGGCCAGCGTCTCGATCATGTCGGGATTGACGAACATGCCGGACCGCTGGTGGCTCTGTACCAGCCCCTCGGCGATCAGTTCCTGATAGGCCAGATTGATCGTGTTCCGGGAGATCGCGAGGTCGACCGCGAGTTCGCGCGAACTCGGCAGACGATGGCGCGGATCGAACAGTCCGTTCGCGATGCCGTGTTCGATCGCCCGCCGGACCTGGCGGTACAGCGGCTCGGCGGAATTGCGATCGATCTCGATCAGCGTTCTCGGCACGCATCGCCTCCTGTCGATCCCGCAGCGGCCGGACGGACGCCGACCCGGCACGCCGAGAAGTCCTCGCACGAGCACTCCTCAGTATGCCGGGCCGGCGGTGAAATCAAACGAGGTGGAGCGCGTCGTCGACGCTGATCGACTCGATCCCCAGAGCGGTGCCGACGGCGTCGTTCGTCAGGCGGCCCGCGACCGTGCTGACCCCGGCGCGCAGTGCCGCGTTCTCCCTCGCCGCGCGGGCGAGGCCCTTCTC
It includes:
- a CDS encoding AAA family ATPase yields the protein MPDMTTSAPTHPVSVRELFGLDTDLTVRAFREPVDHVPDIDPAYRFDHAVTTALLAGFGRNRRVMVQGLHGTGKSTHIEQVAARLNWPCIRVNLDGHLSRLDLIGKDAVVLRDGKQVTEFQEGILPWALQRPVALILDEYDAGRPDVMFVLQRILERDGKLTLLDQNRVLTPHPAFRLFATANTVGLGNLNGLYHGAQRLNHAQIDRWNIVATLDHLPAEQELEIVSARVPSLNRELLASMVAVANLTRNGFRVGDLSTLMSPRTVITWAENIEIFHDPALAFRLSFVNKCDEAERPVVAEYYQRCFDAELDRSAMLATSVA
- a CDS encoding IclR family transcriptional regulator; translation: MGEIHRINESNGHPTAELPGDTPTLRLFALLEMIASKDQLFTLQGLVEETGMAKPTLHRMLQQLEGAGLLTRQNNGRHYGTGVRLRRFAENLLLNDTHHGARHAILRNLVAELGESCNVTTLSGSEVVYLDRVETPEPLRFTLHAGSRVPAHCSASGKMILSQLSPAQRGRLLGRMPLERYTTKTVTDVALIEAELKQVRRDGYAIDDEEFLPGLVCAAVLVPCATGNSNLCIAVQAPVMRLTPDKALKLLPALRRAADAIGEIENEVTITESTE
- the xsc gene encoding sulfoacetaldehyde acetyltransferase encodes the protein MSKKKNGADRTAVSGVQKMTPSEAFVETMVANGVTDMFGIMGSAFMDAMDIFAPAGIRLVPVVHEQGAGHMADGYARVSGRHGMVIGQNGPGISNCVTAIAAAFWAHSPVVIVTPEAGTMGTGLGGFQEANQLPMFQEFTKYQGHVNNPKRMAEFTGRCFDRAMSEMGPTQLNIPRDFFYGEIETEIPKPTRLDRGPGGEKSLNEAAELLAQAEFPVIVSGGGVVMADGVEECKALAERLGAPVVNSYLHNDSFPASHPLWTGPLGYQGSKAAMKLISQADVVLALGTRLGPFGTLPQHGMDYWPKNAKIIQIDADHKMLGLVKKVSVGICGDAKAAAVALTERLDGKALACDANREERSKKIDAEKAAWEKELDEWTHERDPFSLDMIAEQEGEEGNWLHPRQVLRELEKAMPENVMVSTDIGNINSVANSYLRFEKPRSFLAPMSFGNCGYALPTVIGAKAAAPERPAIAYAGDGAWGMSLGEVMTAVRHDIPVTAVVFHNRQWGAEKKNQVDFYNRRFVAGELESESFAGIAQAMGAEGIVVDKLEEVGPALQRAVAAQMNEGKTTVIEIMCTRELGDPFRRDALSKPVRLLDKYKDYV
- a CDS encoding sulfite exporter TauE/SafE family protein, which produces MAATVWDLSLPALLFALGVVVAGGVVRGFGGFGGAMVWVAGLVVLLPPTSVIPTVFVLEVVASAAMLPQVWRQVHWKSLRWLFAGTLIGMPVGMWALTQLSGDLVRVLLGVAIIGSAVAMAAVPDRQSLPGPATTAATGVASGLLNGGFALGGPPAVLMYFSASSHVAAGRASLVVFFLVIDAFGAAGSAAGGLLTVPVLAQIVLFAPLCMLGAAAGKWLFDRTTAQQVRQRVLWLLGFLGAAVLVQVALR
- a CDS encoding amidohydrolase, coding for MDFPRRADSTRSADLVVLNGTVLTMDGLGRRASGLAARGGRIVAVDSDRAVAEWIGPDTRVLDLGGRTAIPGFVESHNHPEFFGMTLAAQVDAGSPPNDCIADIVHRVEQAVADEEPGAWIRGYRYDDSLLADDRHPTLTDLDRVSPDNPVLLTHVSGHFCVANSAALRFAGIDATTPDPPGGRIARDSSGQPTGLLIEGAAFMVNSLVPSRGGDEAVEALRLAGAEYARHGVTTVHDAGIGLIGGRAGLDAYRTLARTGGLPTRVHGYLFHDLVAGLDEGIPEAPDPAADDDRFALSGVKIVADGSIQGLTGCLAEGYTCAPEDHGMMLLDPDDLGRRIAALDAAGWQVAVHGNGDAAIEAIINGYERLGVEPGHRRRHRIEHCQTVREDQLDRMAANDVLASFFVKHVYYWGDRHRDRFLGPERARRISPLASARSRGLTFGLHSDTPVTPVPPLEGIWCAVNRITRNGDVLGPEQTIDVDAALRAYTIDAAYLGGEESSRGSLEVGKLADLAVLSADITSVAPETIRSLAVDATVVGGDVVHASDEFTSPAVVR
- a CDS encoding DUF3311 domain-containing protein; translation: MIRSWPSVVIGFVVPTFAILGGIFTFGRIHAVLFGFPVVFLWTFVCFPFTTLCLWVSWRFFDRSHYPDEEKTA
- a CDS encoding sodium:solute symporter, which gives rise to MIVAVLCVVLAISVGVAVYAGYGRRNGGISEFLVGGRSFPAWLVYFLAVGEVYSIGTLLGFPSGIYAHGASYGVWFIGYILLAYVFGYFLAPLVWRAAKRYDAMTVPDIFGRHFSSRAVELVTCLTLLVGLVPWGQYQFIGLQVVLSSLGVSLTPVQAVVIAGVLAFLYVAVSGIRSPAYVSVIKDTLMVITVAAVGIAVLFATRGSGAATTPIHLTPAVSTISGSAMTFTMTTIVFQALVFYLGLGASYILPAKSERAVKGSTVWMPLYMLIYPLLVLASFYALQKYPGVSNPNTIFMVTARGLLPDWLVGIVASGAALSGLLVLAATALGIGGLVSRNLLSGLGAHAQRRWSTVFVAAFLVLGALLTLYASTLMLTVLNLFYGLVAQVVPAFLVVLFARRVPAAAITTGMVVGVALSVVLYLQGPSVLGGINSGVISTGVNALVVLMWRLLAPGPEREPVARGARRDDPQRRILAAQA
- a CDS encoding PLP-dependent aminotransferase family protein — its product is MPRTLIEIDRNSAEPLYRQVRRAIEHGIANGLFDPRHRLPSSRELAVDLAISRNTINLAYQELIAEGLVQSHQRSGMFVNPDMIETLASDARATIPRIDWSSRIRRYPDADVPHIEKNLDWHKYPYPFLAGQIDIRSFPARAWVRCLRDALYQPHAYASLQDSVGADDPMLIDMIRQHLLPSRGIEAGADEVLVTVGSQQGLDLVGRVLLGPEHRVAIENPGYLDARHIFLRTGAQVYGIDVDAHGLRPPETLRGTDLMYLTPSHHHPTNATLGIDRRQRLLQLAAESGTVIVEDDYDSEFRYHGSPSPALKALDSSGDAVYLGTFSKFLAPGLRLGYLVGPADLVRELRKARRYVLRHPPGHQQRALAMLIDSGEYHRALRHHRTQMKHKWERLCTAVDKYLPWSQEPYPPGGVSLWMTGPEELDCRAVVREAEQRGVLVERGDIFYTQPVPPRNHFRIGYGAIPLRSIEEGTALLGQACAASMRR